A window from Verrucomicrobiia bacterium encodes these proteins:
- the frr gene encoding ribosome recycling factor, with amino-acid sequence MNPDQIVATATQKFHTAVSHFQEELKKVRTGRAHPSMLDGVTIQAYGTPMPLVQVANVTAPEAQLLQITPFDPNNLQAISSAIRDNPSLGMNPMDDGRVVRVPIPPLTEDRRREYAKLLGGKVEDCMVALRNVRHEAIRTIDQAKKDKDVSEDEAKRLEKQVDDAMNKAKSDAEVAAKAKESDIMTV; translated from the coding sequence ATGAATCCAGACCAAATTGTTGCCACCGCAACACAAAAGTTCCACACGGCGGTGAGCCACTTCCAGGAAGAACTTAAGAAAGTCAGAACAGGGCGGGCCCATCCGAGCATGCTCGATGGTGTCACTATCCAGGCATATGGTACGCCAATGCCCTTAGTGCAAGTAGCTAATGTCACAGCTCCCGAGGCGCAGCTGCTTCAGATTACTCCTTTTGACCCTAATAACCTGCAGGCAATTTCCAGTGCCATTCGTGACAATCCGTCGCTGGGCATGAATCCGATGGATGATGGTCGAGTCGTTCGCGTTCCTATTCCTCCCCTCACAGAGGATCGTCGTCGCGAATACGCCAAGCTGCTAGGCGGCAAGGTAGAGGACTGCATGGTGGCTTTGCGCAATGTGCGGCATGAGGCTATTCGCACCATTGATCAGGCCAAGAAAGACAAAGACGTGAGCGAAGACGAGGCAAAGCGCCTGGAAAAACAGGTGGACGATGCCATGAACAAAGCTAAGTCAGATGCCGAAGTGGCCGCCAAAGCCAAAGAATCGGATATCATGACGGTTTAA